The proteins below come from a single Marinobacter arenosus genomic window:
- the dapE gene encoding succinyl-diaminopimelate desuccinylase, with the protein MQTTESKTLELAVDLIRRQSVTPEDAGCQELMMSRLGPLGFRGEHLRFGDTDNLWARKGSEGPVLAFAGHTDVVPTGPEKNWAHPPFDPVIKDGYLYGRGAADMKGSLAAFVTACERFVQAYPDHRGSIALLITSDEEGPAHDGTVKVVETLEARNEKIDWCLIGEPSSTHEVGDVIKNGRRGSLHGYLTVHGVQGHVAYPHLAENPVHTVAPALDDLAKEFWDRGNDFFPPTTFQITKVEAGTGSNIIPGECLVHFNFRYCTENTAESLEERVVAILDRHGLKYDLQWHLSGRPFLTDRGALVSASQDAIRTVTGRETELSTSGGTSDGRFIAPTGAQVVELGPINATIHKVDECVKAEDLDTLSEIYEQILVELLA; encoded by the coding sequence ATGCAAACAACTGAGTCGAAAACCCTTGAACTCGCTGTCGACCTCATTCGCCGGCAATCCGTAACGCCGGAGGATGCCGGGTGCCAGGAGCTGATGATGTCGCGCCTGGGCCCGCTCGGTTTTCGCGGTGAACACCTGCGCTTCGGTGACACCGACAACCTATGGGCCCGGAAAGGGTCGGAAGGTCCGGTCCTGGCCTTCGCAGGCCACACCGACGTGGTACCGACGGGGCCGGAGAAAAACTGGGCGCACCCCCCGTTCGATCCGGTGATCAAGGACGGCTATCTCTATGGTCGTGGTGCGGCTGACATGAAAGGCAGTCTTGCCGCCTTCGTGACCGCCTGCGAGCGTTTTGTTCAAGCCTATCCGGATCACCGGGGCTCGATTGCCCTGCTGATCACGAGTGATGAGGAAGGCCCGGCACACGACGGCACCGTCAAAGTCGTCGAAACCCTGGAGGCCCGGAACGAAAAGATCGACTGGTGCCTGATTGGCGAACCGTCCAGTACTCACGAGGTCGGGGATGTCATCAAGAACGGACGGCGGGGTTCTCTGCACGGTTATCTGACGGTCCATGGTGTCCAGGGGCATGTGGCCTACCCGCACCTGGCTGAGAACCCGGTTCACACCGTGGCACCAGCCCTGGATGATCTGGCGAAGGAATTCTGGGACAGAGGTAACGACTTTTTCCCGCCCACCACGTTCCAGATCACCAAAGTGGAAGCAGGTACGGGAAGCAACATTATCCCCGGCGAGTGCCTCGTGCACTTCAATTTCCGGTACTGCACCGAAAACACCGCAGAAAGTCTTGAGGAGCGGGTTGTTGCGATTCTGGACCGGCACGGTCTGAAATACGACCTGCAATGGCACCTGAGCGGTCGCCCCTTCCTCACCGACCGGGGCGCGCTGGTTTCCGCCAGTCAGGACGCCATCCGGACCGTCACCGGACGGGAAACAGAGCTCTCAACCTCTGGCGGTACGTCGGACGGGCGTTTCATTGCGCCGACCGGTGCGCAGGTCGTGGAACTTGGCCCCATCAATGCCACCATCCACAAAGTGGATGAGTGCGTGAAGGCCGAGGATCTGGACACACTCTCGGAGATCTACGAACAGATTCTCGTCGAGTTGCTGGCCTGA
- the dapC gene encoding succinyldiaminopimelate transaminase — protein sequence MNPNLDRLHPYPFEKLTRLKAGIKTPDHLRPISLGIGEPKHPAPAFVKQVIADNLDRLANYPTTKGTDELREAISDWATRRFGLAPGSLSAADHVVPVNGTREAIFSLVQAVVAGSETATVVSPNPFYQVYEGAAFLAGATPVYLPCDGSNGFIPDFDAVPDSVWRDCQILFLCSPGNPSGAVIPRETLIKVIELADRHDFIVASDECYSELYPDEANPPEGLLQTCAAIGRDDFARCIVFHSLSKRSNLPGLRSGFVAGDATVLRGYLKYRTYHGCAMPVHNQLASIAAWQDEDHVKENRAAYRAKFDAVVPLLREVMDVDYPDAGFYLWPVTPMDDETFARDLSAQQNVHVLPGRYLSRTVNGHNPGEYRVRMALVAPLEECVEAAERIVEFVKANKA from the coding sequence ATGAATCCAAACCTGGACCGCCTCCACCCCTACCCGTTTGAAAAACTGACCAGACTGAAAGCCGGCATCAAAACACCGGATCATCTGCGCCCGATTTCACTGGGTATCGGAGAGCCCAAGCACCCTGCCCCGGCATTTGTGAAGCAAGTCATTGCCGACAACCTGGACCGACTCGCCAATTACCCGACCACCAAGGGCACGGACGAGCTGCGAGAGGCCATCAGTGACTGGGCCACCCGGCGTTTCGGGCTTGCGCCAGGCTCCCTCAGCGCCGCCGATCACGTTGTTCCGGTCAACGGCACCCGGGAAGCCATTTTCTCCCTGGTCCAGGCGGTCGTCGCCGGCAGTGAAACCGCGACCGTCGTAAGCCCGAATCCGTTTTATCAAGTGTACGAAGGAGCCGCGTTTCTCGCCGGGGCGACACCCGTTTACCTGCCCTGCGACGGCTCCAACGGATTCATCCCGGACTTTGACGCAGTCCCCGACTCAGTCTGGCGGGACTGTCAAATCCTGTTCCTGTGCTCCCCCGGCAATCCAAGCGGCGCGGTGATTCCGCGGGAGACGCTGATCAAGGTCATCGAATTGGCCGACCGGCACGACTTCATCGTCGCGTCGGACGAGTGCTACTCGGAACTCTACCCCGATGAGGCCAACCCGCCGGAAGGTCTGCTGCAGACCTGTGCCGCGATTGGGCGGGACGATTTTGCGCGATGCATTGTCTTCCACAGTCTGTCCAAGCGCAGCAATTTGCCGGGACTGCGCTCCGGCTTTGTCGCTGGGGATGCGACGGTTCTCCGGGGCTACCTGAAATATCGCACCTATCACGGTTGCGCCATGCCGGTTCACAATCAGCTCGCCAGTATTGCCGCCTGGCAGGACGAGGATCACGTAAAAGAAAACCGGGCCGCTTACCGCGCCAAGTTCGACGCCGTCGTACCACTGCTCCGGGAAGTCATGGACGTCGATTACCCGGATGCCGGCTTCTACCTCTGGCCAGTCACTCCGATGGATGACGAAACGTTTGCCCGCGATCTGTCGGCGCAGCAAAACGTTCACGTGCTGCCGGGCCGCTACCTTTCCCGAACCGTTAATGGCCATAACCCCGGTGAATACCGCGTTCGTATGGCCCTTGTCGCGCCTCTTGAGGAGTGTGTGGAAGCCGCTGAACGCATCGTTGAATTTGTAAAGGCAAATAAAGCATGA
- a CDS encoding ArsC family reductase — protein MKIYGIKNCDTVKKARKWLDDQGIAYEFHDFKKDGLDESQLSRWEQTVGWETLLNRRGTTWRKLPDDVRDTIGAQSAHDIMLANPSIIKRPVVEHDGTVSVGFKAEDWAKQFSNVQV, from the coding sequence ATGAAGATCTACGGCATCAAAAACTGCGACACCGTCAAGAAGGCCCGCAAGTGGCTGGACGATCAGGGCATTGCCTACGAATTCCACGACTTCAAGAAAGACGGCCTGGACGAGAGCCAGCTTAGTCGCTGGGAACAGACGGTCGGCTGGGAAACCCTGCTGAACCGCCGCGGCACCACCTGGCGAAAACTTCCCGATGACGTTCGTGATACCATTGGCGCCCAATCCGCCCACGACATCATGCTGGCGAATCCATCGATCATTAAACGTCCGGTGGTCGAGCATGACGGTACTGTCTCGGTTGGCTTCAAGGCCGAGGACTGGGCCAAACAGTTTTCAAACGTTCAAGTCTGA
- a CDS encoding SlyX family protein has protein sequence MSQKDLEARLDELETRLAFQDDIINTLSEQVAKQELELRELWEAKQLLHKQLKDVSPSNIKSEEDETPPPHY, from the coding sequence ATGAGCCAGAAAGATCTGGAAGCACGACTCGATGAACTGGAAACGCGGCTGGCGTTTCAGGATGACATCATTAACACCCTGAGTGAGCAGGTGGCGAAACAGGAGTTGGAGCTTCGGGAGCTGTGGGAGGCGAAGCAGCTGCTGCACAAACAGCTGAAGGACGTGTCACCATCCAACATCAAGAGTGAGGAAGACGAAACCCCGCCTCCCCACTATTGA
- the dapD gene encoding 2,3,4,5-tetrahydropyridine-2,6-dicarboxylate N-succinyltransferase: MSFAFGIGIGTQNNQGEWLEVFYQQPVMTPDNTLMEVVQNALDYKGGNQAIGATAEQLSQLSKALRQAGQTEQAILAEKASTSTRPVVVTILDTDDTASSTPEVYLKLHLISHRLARPHDLKLDGIFGLLPNLAWTSEGAIDLGELSARQLQARIEGRTLEVKSVDKFPQMTDYVVPKGVRIADTARVRLGAYVGEGTTVMHEGFINFNAGTEGTSMIEGRISAGVMVGKGSDLGGGCSTMGTLSGGGNIIIAVGENCLIGANAGIGIPLGDRCKVEAGLYITAGTKVALLDDNNELVEVIKARDLANKPDLLFRRNSQTGAVECKTNKSAIELNEELHANN, from the coding sequence ATGAGTTTCGCATTCGGTATCGGTATCGGCACCCAGAACAACCAGGGCGAGTGGCTGGAAGTGTTTTACCAGCAGCCGGTGATGACACCCGATAACACCCTGATGGAAGTTGTCCAGAACGCGCTTGACTACAAGGGTGGCAACCAGGCTATCGGCGCAACGGCGGAGCAGCTGAGCCAGCTTTCCAAGGCCCTGCGTCAGGCCGGTCAGACAGAACAGGCCATCCTGGCGGAGAAAGCCTCCACCAGCACCCGTCCGGTTGTGGTGACCATTCTGGATACCGACGACACTGCCTCCAGTACACCCGAGGTCTATCTGAAGCTGCACCTTATTTCCCACCGACTGGCCAGACCCCATGATCTGAAGCTGGACGGCATCTTCGGTCTGCTGCCGAACCTTGCCTGGACCAGTGAGGGCGCCATCGACCTCGGTGAACTCTCCGCCCGGCAGCTTCAGGCCCGGATTGAAGGTCGCACCCTGGAAGTGAAGTCGGTCGACAAGTTCCCGCAGATGACGGACTACGTCGTTCCAAAAGGGGTTCGGATTGCTGATACGGCCCGGGTCCGCCTCGGCGCCTATGTCGGCGAAGGGACCACCGTAATGCACGAAGGCTTTATCAACTTCAATGCCGGTACCGAAGGCACCAGCATGATTGAGGGTCGCATTTCGGCCGGTGTCATGGTCGGCAAAGGGTCTGACCTGGGCGGCGGTTGCTCCACCATGGGCACCCTGTCCGGCGGCGGCAATATCATTATCGCCGTGGGCGAGAACTGCCTGATCGGCGCCAACGCCGGTATCGGCATCCCGCTGGGGGATCGCTGCAAGGTTGAAGCAGGCCTGTACATCACTGCCGGAACCAAGGTTGCCCTGCTCGATGACAACAACGAGCTGGTGGAGGTCATCAAGGCCCGTGATCTCGCCAATAAGCCGGACCTGCTGTTCCGTCGCAACAGCCAGACCGGCGCGGTGGAGTGCAAAACCAACAAGTCTGCCATTGAGCTGAACGAAGAGCTGCATGCAAACAACTGA